The following proteins come from a genomic window of Polaribacter dokdonensis:
- a CDS encoding ATP-binding protein: MLFNQIIGQEHIKNHLKKSAENGRVPHAQLFVGKEGSGTLPMAIAYAQFLLCNFSTDADACNLKCNKLQHPDLHFAFPVTTNDVVKKHPVSNLFLEDWRDFVENQPYGSLFNWLQHIGVENKQGLINVDEAEDVVKKLKLKSFEGGFKVMIIWMAEKMNIAAANKLLKLIEEPPEKTVFILITENEEQIINTIKSRCQALHFPVLAEQDIINTLIVNHQVEDNKAANIAHQAEGNFNKALHLLHNDSSDLVFEEWFIAWIRTAFKAKGNATVVQQLISWSDTIAKTGRETQKRFLEYCLQFFRQALLMNYKSDQLVFMETKTNFQLSKFAPFVHSGNILEIEKEISEAIYHIERNGNAKIILLDLSMKLTRFLHKKEEKL; the protein is encoded by the coding sequence ATGCTTTTCAACCAAATTATAGGTCAGGAACACATTAAAAACCATCTTAAAAAGTCAGCAGAAAATGGCAGGGTTCCACATGCACAATTATTTGTGGGTAAAGAAGGTTCAGGGACTTTGCCAATGGCTATTGCTTATGCTCAGTTCTTGTTGTGTAATTTTTCTACAGATGCAGATGCTTGTAATTTAAAATGTAATAAGCTACAACATCCAGACTTACATTTTGCCTTTCCTGTAACTACTAACGATGTTGTAAAGAAACATCCTGTAAGTAATCTTTTTTTAGAAGATTGGAGAGATTTTGTAGAAAATCAGCCTTATGGAAGTTTATTTAATTGGTTGCAACATATAGGTGTAGAGAATAAACAAGGTTTAATAAATGTTGATGAAGCAGAAGATGTTGTAAAGAAATTAAAACTTAAAAGTTTTGAAGGTGGTTTTAAAGTGATGATAATTTGGATGGCAGAAAAAATGAATATTGCTGCTGCCAATAAATTATTAAAACTGATAGAAGAGCCACCAGAAAAAACGGTATTTATTTTAATTACAGAAAATGAAGAGCAGATTATAAATACAATAAAATCTCGCTGTCAAGCCTTACATTTTCCTGTTTTAGCAGAACAAGATATTATAAATACATTAATTGTAAACCATCAAGTAGAAGATAATAAAGCTGCAAATATTGCGCATCAAGCAGAAGGTAATTTTAATAAAGCTTTACATTTATTACATAATGATTCATCTGATTTGGTTTTCGAAGAATGGTTTATTGCTTGGATTAGAACTGCTTTTAAAGCAAAAGGTAATGCTACAGTTGTACAACAATTAATTTCTTGGTCTGATACTATTGCAAAAACAGGTAGGGAAACACAAAAACGATTTTTAGAATATTGTTTGCAGTTTTTTAGACAAGCTTTATTAATGAACTACAAGTCTGATCAGCTGGTTTTTATGGAGACAAAAACCAATTTTCAGTTATCTAAATTTGCACCTTTTGTCCATTCAGGAAATATCTTAGAAATAGAAAAAGAGATTAGTGAAGCAATTTATCATATAGAAAGAAATGGAAATGCTAAAATTATTTTGTTAGATCTCTCAATGAAATTAACTCGCTTTTTGCATAAAAAGGAAGAAAAGTTATAA
- a CDS encoding riboflavin synthase, producing the protein MFTGIIETLGTVKNVVKEQENVHLTIESTITKELKIDQSVAHNGVCLTVVDINNDEYTVTAIKETLDKTNIGKLETSAIVNLERAMKLGDRLDGHIVQGHVDETGVCKNIKDENGSTVYTFEYNSDKNNVTIEKGSITINGVSLTVVNSTKSGFSVAIIPYTWENTTFKTLQVGDIVNLEFDVIGKYVARLTNL; encoded by the coding sequence ATGTTTACAGGAATAATCGAAACACTTGGTACCGTAAAAAATGTAGTTAAAGAGCAAGAAAATGTTCATTTAACTATAGAAAGTACTATTACAAAAGAGTTAAAGATTGATCAGAGTGTGGCTCATAATGGAGTTTGCTTAACTGTGGTTGATATTAATAATGATGAATATACTGTAACTGCCATTAAAGAAACATTAGACAAAACTAATATTGGTAAACTAGAAACCTCTGCTATTGTAAACCTAGAACGCGCAATGAAATTGGGTGATAGATTAGATGGTCATATTGTACAAGGTCATGTAGATGAAACTGGAGTTTGTAAAAACATTAAAGATGAAAATGGAAGTACAGTATATACTTTTGAATACAATTCTGATAAAAACAATGTTACTATAGAAAAAGGTTCTATAACAATAAATGGGGTTAGTTTAACTGTAGTAAATTCTACAAAATCTGGGTTTTCTGTAGCTATCATACCTTACACATGGGAAAACACTACTTTTAAAACCTTACAAGTTGGTGATATTGTTAACCTAGAATTTGATGTAATTGGCAAATACGTAGCTCGTTTAACAAACTTGTAA
- the pdxA gene encoding 4-hydroxythreonine-4-phosphate dehydrogenase PdxA, translated as MDKTDKIIVGISIGDLNGIGVEVILKTFEDKRMLDFCTPVLFGATKAISYHKKALNLETPVHGITAINQINHNKINVLNIWKEEVKIELGKATKESGNFAFKSLEASVEHLKENKIDVLVTAPINKENIQSEFFKTPGHTEYLEEKLEGNSLMILMTDELRIGLITGHIPIAKVAETITPDLIKSKVDTMYNSLKQDFGINKPKIAVLSLNPHCGDNGIIGKEDDDIIKPTLTEIADSGKLVFGPYAADGFFGSETYKQFDGVLATYHDQGLAPFKALSFGKGVNFTAGLSHVRTSPDHGTGYDIAGKNQANSSSFKEALFTAIQVYKSRKDYKELTQNPLKVR; from the coding sequence ATGGATAAAACTGATAAAATAATTGTTGGAATTTCAATTGGAGATTTAAATGGAATTGGTGTTGAGGTTATATTGAAGACTTTCGAAGACAAAAGAATGTTAGATTTTTGTACGCCTGTTCTTTTTGGAGCCACAAAAGCTATTTCTTATCATAAAAAAGCTTTGAATTTAGAAACGCCAGTTCATGGTATTACAGCTATCAATCAAATTAACCATAATAAAATAAATGTTTTAAATATTTGGAAAGAAGAGGTTAAGATAGAGTTAGGTAAAGCCACCAAAGAATCTGGTAATTTTGCCTTTAAGTCTTTAGAAGCTTCAGTAGAACATTTAAAAGAAAATAAGATAGATGTGCTAGTAACTGCACCTATTAATAAAGAGAATATTCAATCTGAATTTTTTAAGACTCCAGGTCACACAGAGTACTTAGAAGAAAAATTAGAAGGCAATAGCCTAATGATTTTAATGACAGATGAATTAAGAATTGGTTTAATTACAGGTCATATTCCAATAGCTAAAGTAGCAGAAACTATTACTCCAGATTTAATTAAGAGTAAGGTAGATACAATGTACAATTCTCTAAAACAAGATTTTGGTATCAATAAACCTAAAATTGCAGTATTATCATTAAACCCTCATTGTGGAGATAATGGAATTATTGGTAAAGAAGATGATGATATTATAAAGCCAACTCTTACAGAAATAGCAGATTCTGGTAAATTAGTTTTTGGACCTTATGCTGCAGATGGATTCTTTGGTTCAGAAACCTATAAACAGTTTGATGGAGTTTTGGCTACTTATCATGATCAAGGTTTAGCACCTTTTAAAGCACTGTCTTTTGGCAAGGGTGTAAACTTTACTGCAGGATTAAGCCATGTAAGAACTTCTCCAGATCATGGAACAGGTTATGATATTGCAGGTAAAAACCAAGCTAACTCATCTTCTTTTAAAGAAGCTTTATTTACTGCAATTCAAGTATATAAATCTAGAAAAGATTATAAAGAATTAACGCAAAACCCTTTAAAAGTAAGGTAA
- a CDS encoding YceD family protein: MKDLKQFNIQFVGLKEGKHEFIYSIDNKFFEAFNFDDYESSSIKVSLHFVKKSTLFELTFVTEGTVEVPCDVTNELYHQEIDSELPLVVKFGPEFNDDNEEILVLPHEAYEFNVAQFIYEMIVLAVPNKRVHPKVLDGTMESEALDKLKELEIKEEKTVETTDPRWDKLKNLITEKKT; the protein is encoded by the coding sequence ATGAAAGACTTAAAACAATTCAACATACAGTTTGTAGGATTAAAAGAAGGAAAACATGAGTTCATTTATTCTATTGATAATAAGTTCTTTGAAGCTTTTAATTTTGATGATTACGAAAGCTCATCTATAAAAGTTTCTTTACATTTTGTAAAAAAAAGCACGTTGTTCGAGCTTACATTTGTAACAGAAGGTACAGTAGAAGTGCCTTGTGACGTTACAAATGAGTTGTATCATCAAGAAATAGATTCAGAATTACCTTTAGTTGTAAAGTTTGGTCCTGAGTTTAATGATGATAATGAGGAAATTTTGGTATTACCTCATGAAGCATACGAATTTAATGTAGCTCAATTCATTTATGAAATGATTGTTTTGGCAGTTCCAAACAAAAGAGTTCATCCTAAAGTATTAGATGGCACAATGGAATCTGAAGCATTAGATAAATTAAAAGAACTAGAAATAAAAGAAGAAAAAACTGTAGAAACTACAGACCCAAGATGGGATAAATTAAAGAATTTAATAACAGAAAAAAAGACATAA
- the rpmF gene encoding 50S ribosomal protein L32, with product MAHPKRKISKTRRDKRRTHYKASAQQIATDPTTGEAHLYHRAHWHEGKLYYRGQVVLESASAEA from the coding sequence ATGGCACATCCTAAAAGAAAAATATCTAAAACTAGAAGAGATAAGAGGAGAACACATTATAAAGCATCTGCTCAACAAATAGCTACAGATCCAACAACTGGAGAAGCACATTTATATCATAGAGCACATTGGCACGAAGGTAAATTATACTATAGAGGTCAAGTTGTTTTAGAATCTGCATCTGCAGAAGCTTAA
- a CDS encoding beta-ketoacyl-ACP synthase III, whose protein sequence is MTKMTAAITAVGKYVPDYILTNKELETYVDTNDEWITSRTGIKERRILKGEGLGTSYMAIKAAEDLLQKSNTKAEDIDLLIVATATPDLPVAATAAYVASNIGAKNAFSYDLQAACSSFLFGMSTAASYVESGRYKKVLLIGADKMSSIIDYSDRATCIIFGDGAGAALFEPNEEGNGLQDEFLRSDGIGRDFLRIEAGGSILPPSEETVKNKQHFVHQEGKTVFKYAVSNMADVSEKMLTRNNLKEEDIQWLVPHQANKRIIEATANRVGVGSDKVMMNIHKYGNTTSATLPLLLADYENQLKKGDNLIFAAFGGGFTWGAIYLKWAYNS, encoded by the coding sequence ATGACAAAAATGACTGCAGCAATTACAGCAGTAGGAAAATATGTTCCTGACTACATTCTAACAAATAAGGAGTTAGAAACTTATGTAGATACCAATGACGAATGGATTACGTCTAGAACAGGAATTAAAGAAAGAAGAATTCTTAAAGGAGAAGGTTTAGGTACATCATACATGGCTATAAAAGCCGCAGAAGATTTACTACAAAAATCGAATACCAAAGCAGAAGACATAGATTTATTAATAGTAGCTACAGCAACACCAGATTTACCAGTTGCAGCTACTGCAGCATATGTAGCTAGTAATATAGGTGCAAAAAATGCGTTTTCTTACGATTTACAAGCAGCTTGTTCTAGCTTTTTATTTGGAATGTCTACAGCTGCAAGTTACGTAGAGTCAGGTAGATACAAAAAAGTACTTTTAATAGGGGCAGATAAAATGTCTTCTATCATAGATTATAGTGATAGAGCAACATGTATTATTTTTGGAGATGGAGCAGGTGCAGCATTATTTGAACCTAATGAAGAAGGTAATGGTTTGCAAGATGAATTTTTAAGAAGTGATGGAATTGGAAGAGATTTCTTAAGAATTGAAGCTGGTGGGTCAATCTTACCTCCATCTGAAGAAACTGTAAAGAACAAACAACATTTCGTACATCAAGAAGGTAAAACTGTATTTAAATATGCTGTTTCGAATATGGCAGATGTATCAGAAAAAATGCTAACTAGAAACAATCTTAAAGAAGAAGATATACAATGGTTAGTACCACATCAAGCTAATAAAAGAATTATAGAAGCTACAGCAAATAGAGTAGGTGTAGGTTCTGATAAAGTAATGATGAATATTCATAAGTATGGTAATACTACATCAGCTACTTTACCTTTATTATTAGCAGATTACGAAAATCAATTAAAAAAAGGAGATAACTTAATTTTTGCCGCTTTTGGTGGTGGTTTCACATGGGGAGCCATTTACCTAAAATGGGCGTATAATTCTTAA
- the accB gene encoding acetyl-CoA carboxylase biotin carboxyl carrier protein, which yields MDIKEIQNLIKFVAKSGASEVKLEMEDVKITIKTGTGKTETTIVQAAPMAAMPQAAAPAPVAAAPAAEPAAPAVASNEEDKYIVVKSPIIGTFYRKPAPDKPNFVEVGSDINTGDTVCVIEAMKLFNEIESEVSGKIVKVLVDDSSPVEFDQPLFLVDPS from the coding sequence ATGGACATTAAAGAGATTCAAAATCTTATAAAATTTGTAGCAAAATCTGGCGCAAGCGAGGTAAAGTTAGAAATGGAAGATGTAAAAATTACAATTAAAACTGGTACAGGTAAAACAGAAACTACTATTGTACAAGCAGCACCAATGGCAGCAATGCCTCAAGCAGCAGCACCTGCTCCTGTAGCAGCAGCACCTGCAGCTGAGCCAGCAGCACCTGCAGTAGCTAGTAATGAGGAAGATAAATACATTGTTGTAAAATCTCCAATTATTGGAACATTTTACAGAAAACCAGCTCCAGACAAACCAAATTTTGTAGAAGTTGGTTCAGATATTAATACAGGAGATACAGTTTGTGTTATTGAAGCAATGAAATTATTTAATGAAATTGAATCTGAAGTTTCAGGAAAAATCGTTAAGGTTTTAGTTGATGATTCATCACCTGTAGAATTTGATCAGCCATTATTTTTAGTTGATCCTTCTTAA
- the accC gene encoding acetyl-CoA carboxylase biotin carboxylase subunit, whose translation MFKKILIANRGEIALRVIRTCKEMGIKTVAVYSKADAESLHVRFADEAVCIGPAPSSESYLKMSNIIAAAEITNADAIHPGYGFLSENAKFSNLCEEHNIKFIGASGKMIDQMGDKANAKSTMIAAGVPCVPGSEGVIKDFEECEKLAVETGYPVMLKASAGGGGKGMRAVWKSEDLKDAWDSARQESKAAFGNDDMYMEKLIEEPRHIEIQVVGDSFGKACHLSERDCSVQRRHQKLTEETPSPFMTDELRDKMGEAAVKAAEFIGYEGAGTVEFLVDKHRNFYFMEMNTRIQVEHPITEEVVNYDLIREQILVAAGVPISGKNYYPQLHSIECRINAEDPHNNFRPAPGKITVLHTPGGHGVRMDTHVYAGYMIPPNYDSMIAKLIVTAQTREEAINKMKRALDEFVIEGVKTTIPFHRQLMDHPDYVSGNYTTKFMEDFEMKA comes from the coding sequence ATGTTTAAAAAAATATTAATTGCAAACAGAGGAGAAATAGCCTTACGTGTTATTAGAACCTGTAAAGAAATGGGTATAAAAACTGTTGCAGTATACTCTAAGGCTGATGCTGAAAGTTTGCATGTTAGATTTGCAGACGAAGCAGTTTGTATTGGACCAGCTCCAAGTAGCGAATCTTATTTAAAAATGTCTAATATCATAGCAGCAGCAGAAATTACAAATGCAGATGCTATTCATCCTGGGTATGGTTTTTTATCTGAAAATGCTAAATTTTCTAATTTATGTGAAGAGCACAATATTAAATTTATTGGTGCCTCAGGTAAAATGATAGATCAAATGGGTGATAAAGCAAACGCTAAATCTACCATGATTGCAGCTGGTGTACCTTGTGTACCAGGATCTGAAGGAGTTATTAAAGACTTTGAAGAGTGTGAAAAACTTGCTGTTGAAACAGGTTACCCAGTAATGCTTAAAGCTTCTGCAGGAGGTGGAGGTAAAGGTATGAGAGCTGTTTGGAAATCAGAAGATTTAAAAGATGCTTGGGATTCTGCAAGACAAGAAAGTAAAGCCGCTTTTGGTAATGACGATATGTATATGGAGAAGCTTATTGAAGAGCCAAGACATATAGAAATACAAGTGGTTGGTGATTCTTTTGGTAAAGCTTGTCATTTATCAGAAAGAGATTGTTCTGTTCAAAGACGTCATCAAAAATTAACAGAAGAAACACCTTCTCCATTCATGACAGATGAATTAAGAGATAAAATGGGTGAAGCTGCTGTAAAAGCTGCAGAATTCATTGGATATGAAGGTGCTGGAACAGTAGAGTTTTTGGTAGATAAGCACAGAAATTTCTACTTCATGGAAATGAATACAAGAATTCAAGTAGAGCACCCAATTACTGAAGAAGTTGTAAACTACGATTTAATTCGTGAGCAAATTTTAGTAGCTGCAGGTGTGCCAATTTCTGGTAAAAACTATTATCCACAGTTACATTCTATAGAATGTAGAATTAATGCAGAAGATCCTCATAATAACTTTAGACCTGCTCCAGGTAAAATTACGGTTTTACATACTCCAGGAGGTCATGGAGTAAGAATGGATACACATGTATATGCTGGTTATATGATACCACCAAATTACGATTCTATGATTGCTAAATTAATTGTAACCGCTCAAACAAGAGAAGAAGCAATTAATAAAATGAAAAGAGCATTAGATGAATTTGTAATTGAAGGTGTAAAAACAACAATACCTTTCCATAGACAGTTAATGGATCATCCAGATTATGTTTCTGGTAATTATACTACTAAATTTATGGAAGATTTTGAAATGAAAGCTTAA